The Dyadobacter subterraneus genome window below encodes:
- a CDS encoding murein hydrolase activator EnvC family protein produces the protein MPFHQPNYRRLFLVLTILCCTSFNVFAQKTREQLEREKSENQSKMNEIQSILKQTSSQKNVNLGQLRALNQQINNLKKKIDLLSDDMAILDKELKTLEKKRQVLANDLGKLKAEYGDMIYEASKRNVYLNQLVFLFSSGTFNQFVLRYKYLKQYTDARQGQVKQMEVLEKELMAERQRITSKKQQQQTVLVTQVSENTKLEGLKTKQDEVVKELSQKEVELRNQLAENRKATNLLEANIRRIAEREKKERERREREERAEREAKRKAERERVARENAEREKKGEAKVVVEEPKEEPVVSSSGMSDEEVTLASSFAASQSRLSWPTRGFISGHFGQRPHAVLKGVMVDNLGVDIQTNAGETVRSVYDGVVLDVTQMPGMGNVVAIQHGNYMTVYAKMSGVTVQAGQKVKARETIGRVATDGDGTSELQFQIWKSTSRLNPENWLIRR, from the coding sequence ATGCCCTTTCATCAACCGAATTATCGCCGTTTATTTCTGGTACTCACGATTTTGTGCTGTACGTCTTTTAACGTATTTGCTCAAAAAACCCGTGAACAACTGGAACGGGAAAAAAGTGAAAACCAGAGCAAGATGAATGAAATTCAGAGCATTCTGAAACAGACATCTTCTCAGAAAAACGTCAACCTTGGTCAGTTACGCGCACTGAATCAGCAAATCAATAACTTAAAAAAGAAGATTGATCTGCTTTCAGATGATATGGCTATCCTTGATAAGGAACTTAAAACGCTTGAAAAAAAGCGTCAGGTTTTGGCTAATGATCTGGGTAAGTTAAAAGCCGAATATGGCGACATGATTTATGAAGCGTCAAAGAGGAACGTGTATCTGAATCAGTTGGTTTTCCTGTTTTCATCAGGGACTTTCAACCAGTTTGTTTTACGTTACAAATATTTAAAACAATATACGGACGCCAGACAAGGACAGGTTAAGCAAATGGAAGTTTTGGAAAAGGAATTGATGGCCGAACGCCAGCGTATTACTTCCAAAAAACAACAGCAGCAAACAGTACTGGTCACTCAGGTTTCAGAAAATACAAAACTTGAAGGCTTGAAAACCAAGCAGGATGAAGTTGTAAAAGAATTATCCCAAAAGGAAGTTGAACTGCGAAACCAGTTAGCCGAAAACCGGAAAGCGACTAATTTATTGGAAGCCAATATTCGCCGTATCGCCGAAAGAGAGAAAAAAGAGCGTGAAAGAAGAGAAAGAGAAGAACGTGCTGAACGTGAGGCAAAAAGAAAAGCGGAACGCGAACGTGTAGCGCGTGAGAATGCAGAAAGAGAGAAAAAAGGAGAAGCAAAAGTTGTTGTTGAAGAACCCAAAGAAGAGCCTGTTGTTTCATCAAGCGGGATGAGTGATGAAGAAGTTACGCTTGCATCATCATTTGCAGCTTCGCAATCACGGTTGTCGTGGCCAACGAGAGGATTTATTTCCGGCCACTTTGGACAACGTCCGCATGCTGTTTTGAAAGGTGTAATGGTTGATAATCTTGGGGTTGATATACAAACAAATGCAGGTGAAACGGTTCGCTCAGTTTACGACGGCGTTGTTCTGGATGTAACGCAAATGCCGGGAATGGGCAATGTTGTAGCCATTCAGCATGGAAATTACATGACTGTATATGCAAAAATGTCGGGTGTGACTGTTCAGGCCGGACAAAAAGTAAAAGCCAGAGAAACCATTGGACGCGTTGCAACGGACGGAGACGGGACTTCTGAACTTCAATTCCAGATCTGGAAAAGTACATCGCGCCTGAATCCGGAAAACTGGCTGATAAGAAGGTAG
- a CDS encoding TonB-dependent receptor plug domain-containing protein — MPFKLTFLKITTLIFAIFLLASYKWAEDDFSKIILTRLQEYRRIFPQEKAYLHLDKPYYITGDTLWFKAYLAEGSVHFADSASQVLYVDLIDKRSGKNIALRRVKLDGGFGNGDIPLTDDLPKGAYTIRAYTNWMRNFQEDFFFHKDIYLFNDDVDKPANPASALDVQFFPEGGQLVAGLSTRIGFKAIDESGLGTDVNGYILNQSNDTIVPLKSEHLGMGKFPFTPVANQKYTAYLRKNSEPFKTFNLPEVKPEGYIMMVNNLTTSDKMRVLIYANFPDNSDKEVNIIGHTRGLVAFAAKGKVSKKGLQLNVPTSAFPDGITQLTLFDHLNQPVCERVVFIDHGDRLNVKINTAKNTYKLREKTEVELMVTDSAGAPVETNLSVAVTDAGQIAQQPFDQNIVSYLMLSSDLKGNIEQPAYYFDQTKEDRKIKVDVLMMTQGWRRFDWKDVLQETHTAPARFVEQGFSIQGEVKRSKKPVENVMLSVYLTGDSINTFLTTESGATGLFSLDNLVFKDSLNVRLQGMSPKNRDMLNILVTPFDPPKFTISRIPFYPITVDALQMAAYLKRTEEYLAIEKKIRDSREKLLKEVTIRGQKEAQRDTRKLYSHADATIKVSQMTTGGAMTVLDMIQGRVAGVVVSGSGSNATIRIRNSNTEPTFLLDGVPTDKALITSLNIFDVETIDVLKGTSAAIFGSRGGGGVISVLTKRANVNYDYSKDVVPGVTVSKIAGFNTPREFYTPRYDLDLPNNNVPDYRSTIFWAPLLRTDKNGKAKFSYFNTDATTNVTIRAEALTAWGIPGSGEGGYSVR; from the coding sequence ATGCCCTTCAAACTCACCTTTCTAAAAATCACCACACTTATTTTCGCCATTTTTCTGCTCGCTTCTTACAAATGGGCGGAAGACGATTTTTCAAAAATAATTCTAACGAGATTACAAGAATACCGCCGCATTTTCCCTCAGGAAAAAGCTTATCTGCATCTTGACAAACCATATTACATAACTGGTGACACCCTTTGGTTCAAAGCATATCTGGCCGAAGGTTCCGTACATTTCGCAGATAGCGCAAGTCAGGTTCTTTATGTCGATTTGATTGATAAAAGGAGTGGAAAAAATATAGCGTTGCGGAGGGTGAAACTTGACGGAGGTTTTGGAAACGGAGATATTCCCCTAACGGATGACTTGCCAAAAGGCGCTTATACCATCCGTGCTTACACAAACTGGATGCGCAACTTCCAGGAAGATTTCTTTTTTCATAAAGACATATATCTTTTTAATGATGACGTAGATAAACCAGCCAATCCTGCCTCAGCGCTTGATGTTCAGTTTTTTCCCGAAGGCGGACAACTTGTTGCCGGCCTGAGCACCCGTATAGGATTTAAAGCTATTGATGAATCTGGTTTAGGAACGGATGTCAATGGCTATATTCTAAACCAGAGTAACGATACTATTGTCCCTCTGAAAAGTGAGCATTTAGGAATGGGGAAATTTCCCTTTACGCCAGTCGCTAACCAAAAATATACTGCTTATCTGAGAAAGAACTCAGAGCCTTTTAAAACATTTAACCTCCCTGAGGTTAAGCCGGAAGGATATATCATGATGGTCAATAACCTGACTACTTCGGATAAAATGCGTGTGCTCATTTATGCCAACTTCCCCGATAATTCTGATAAAGAAGTAAATATTATTGGACATACAAGAGGTTTGGTTGCTTTTGCAGCCAAAGGAAAAGTGTCAAAAAAAGGTTTACAGCTTAACGTTCCCACATCAGCATTTCCGGATGGTATTACCCAACTTACTCTTTTTGATCATCTAAATCAGCCCGTTTGTGAAAGAGTCGTTTTTATAGATCACGGAGATCGTCTTAATGTTAAAATTAATACAGCAAAAAATACATACAAATTAAGAGAAAAAACCGAGGTTGAATTAATGGTCACAGACAGCGCCGGTGCGCCGGTTGAAACCAATTTGTCAGTAGCCGTTACAGATGCAGGCCAGATTGCCCAGCAGCCATTTGACCAGAACATTGTTTCTTACCTTATGCTTTCTTCTGACCTGAAAGGTAATATTGAGCAGCCCGCTTATTATTTTGATCAAACAAAAGAAGACCGGAAAATTAAAGTTGATGTACTGATGATGACTCAGGGATGGCGCCGGTTTGATTGGAAAGATGTTTTACAGGAAACCCATACAGCACCAGCCCGTTTTGTTGAACAGGGTTTTTCCATTCAGGGAGAAGTAAAACGTTCTAAAAAACCTGTCGAAAATGTGATGCTGTCCGTTTATCTTACTGGTGATAGTATAAATACTTTTCTAACGACAGAATCAGGAGCAACAGGATTGTTTTCGCTTGATAATCTGGTTTTTAAAGATTCCTTAAATGTCCGCCTGCAAGGCATGAGTCCTAAAAACAGGGATATGCTCAATATCCTGGTAACTCCTTTTGACCCGCCAAAATTCACCATTTCCCGAATTCCATTTTACCCCATTACTGTTGACGCCTTGCAAATGGCCGCATATTTAAAAAGAACGGAAGAGTATCTGGCAATTGAAAAGAAAATCCGGGATAGCAGGGAGAAACTTTTAAAAGAAGTAACAATCCGAGGACAAAAAGAGGCTCAGCGAGATACAAGGAAATTATACAGCCATGCGGATGCAACCATAAAAGTATCTCAAATGACCACGGGAGGCGCTATGACTGTACTTGATATGATTCAGGGACGTGTAGCAGGAGTGGTCGTTTCCGGGTCCGGTTCCAATGCTACAATTCGAATCAGAAACAGTAATACGGAACCGACATTTTTACTTGATGGCGTGCCTACGGACAAGGCTTTAATCACTTCCCTCAATATTTTTGATGTTGAAACAATTGATGTGCTAAAAGGTACCTCCGCGGCTATATTTGGAAGTCGTGGCGGCGGAGGTGTCATTTCAGTTTTGACAAAACGTGCCAATGTCAATTATGATTATTCCAAAGATGTTGTGCCGGGTGTAACTGTTTCCAAAATCGCTGGTTTTAATACTCCTCGCGAATTTTATACACCCCGTTATGATTTGGATCTGCCTAACAACAATGTTCCCGATTATCGGTCGACAATTTTCTGGGCTCCACTACTTAGAACGGACAAAAATGGCAAAGCAAAATTTAGTTATTTTAATACTGATGCAACAACAAATGTGACGATTCGGGCGGAGGCATTAACAGCCTGGGGTATACCGGGTTCGGGAGAAGGAGGTTATTCTGTACGATAA
- a CDS encoding DUF4292 domain-containing protein, whose amino-acid sequence MNNKITVWFLALGCIWFTSCHKKHLVKGTSRPTLDSSFVIKDSSKKDSVAANTIAPVTVKEIAFDYLLTKSKFSFRSSTQDFDNTNVNIRIKKDSLIWLSVTGVGFEVARGLITPDSIVFVDKFHKEYFVFTYAQLSKQYNFDLNFKLLQSIIIGNLPFAPTAEAKFYKENEFVILHQENARIVLDNYIDEKNLKLQKLKAVEVPTKNTFVLNYEDFKDVNGSLFPFGSQINLDVQSQKDRQFYQTTMHIKHNKVELASKNPGFPFSIPSSYTRKR is encoded by the coding sequence ATGAACAATAAGATTACGGTATGGTTCCTGGCTTTGGGCTGTATTTGGTTTACTTCATGCCACAAAAAACATCTTGTAAAAGGAACATCAAGGCCAACGCTTGATTCCTCCTTTGTAATAAAAGATTCTTCAAAAAAAGATTCAGTAGCTGCAAATACAATTGCGCCTGTGACGGTAAAAGAAATCGCATTTGATTATCTTTTGACAAAATCCAAATTTTCATTTCGCAGCAGCACGCAGGATTTCGACAATACAAATGTCAATATCAGAATAAAAAAAGACAGCCTGATCTGGCTTTCTGTGACGGGTGTTGGCTTTGAAGTAGCACGTGGTTTAATCACGCCGGATTCGATTGTTTTCGTTGATAAATTTCATAAGGAATATTTCGTTTTCACTTACGCGCAGCTTAGCAAACAATATAATTTCGATCTGAATTTTAAACTTTTACAGTCGATTATTATAGGAAATCTGCCCTTTGCACCCACAGCTGAGGCAAAATTTTACAAAGAAAATGAGTTTGTGATTCTTCATCAGGAGAATGCCCGGATCGTTTTAGATAATTATATCGACGAAAAAAATCTAAAACTGCAAAAGCTTAAAGCGGTTGAAGTACCTACAAAAAATACGTTTGTGCTGAATTATGAGGATTTTAAAGATGTAAATGGTTCTCTGTTTCCCTTTGGCAGTCAGATTAATCTGGATGTTCAATCTCAAAAAGACAGACAATTCTACCAGACAACCATGCATATCAAACATAACAAGGTAGAATTGGCAAGTAAAAATCCGGGATTCCCATTTAGTATACCTTCAAGTTATACCCGAAAAAGGTAA
- a CDS encoding tetratricopeptide repeat protein → MAVGIMHADAQRRTKTHEKEKSAPESAFRLEEETLTSEGMKFMMTDQPARALPVFEQIIKKSPADGAGYYLLATALLKLDRQDDALIPAKKAYELDKTNPFYAQQLAELYAKKRKYTEAAQIYEPLVAKNPENLEYGIELAAVYVFNEQFDKAIQTYNLLEKSIGVTEEITHQKEQLYLRENKLDKALAEAKKLIDNEPGEASYRVEMAEMLIANDKISDAISPLQEALKINPDEAQAHVLLADIYRRNGDIQKCNQELKLVFANPNLDADPKIRVLSGYLKMLKTDEDKDEALVLAKQLADTHPNEARTNVIYADQLMQRGKKEEARDMYAKAARIDGSVYEVWGAVIQLDGELNQVDSLLAHSEKALEIFPNQGLLWYSNGTALLMKKNYKQAISSFEESLKLITDKPDMIPYIHAQLGDAYNGLGDNAKSDAAYDLALQENPDNDHVLNNYSYFLSLRKEKLDLALKMSERLVQQHQDNATYLDTYAWVLYIRKDYKKAKESLEKAIQDTSNISGTIVEHYGDVLFKLGERDNAVVQWKKAKKMGETTELLDKKIATGTLHEQ, encoded by the coding sequence ATGGCTGTCGGAATTATGCATGCCGATGCACAGCGTCGGACTAAAACGCATGAAAAGGAAAAATCTGCACCAGAATCTGCATTTCGGCTTGAAGAGGAAACACTTACCTCAGAAGGTATGAAGTTTATGATGACGGATCAGCCAGCCCGGGCACTTCCGGTTTTTGAACAGATTATTAAAAAAAGTCCGGCGGACGGAGCAGGATATTACTTATTAGCAACAGCTCTTCTAAAACTTGACAGACAGGACGACGCCCTGATTCCTGCTAAAAAAGCATATGAGCTTGATAAAACCAATCCGTTTTACGCTCAGCAACTGGCAGAACTTTATGCTAAAAAAAGGAAATACACGGAAGCCGCGCAAATCTACGAACCACTTGTAGCCAAAAATCCTGAAAACCTTGAATATGGAATTGAGCTCGCTGCTGTTTATGTTTTTAATGAACAGTTTGATAAAGCAATCCAGACCTATAATCTTCTCGAAAAGTCGATCGGTGTGACCGAGGAAATAACTCATCAGAAAGAACAGCTTTATTTGAGAGAAAATAAACTGGACAAAGCGCTTGCCGAGGCAAAAAAACTGATTGATAACGAACCAGGCGAAGCAAGTTATCGGGTAGAAATGGCCGAAATGCTGATTGCGAACGATAAAATTTCTGATGCGATCTCGCCATTACAGGAAGCTTTAAAAATTAATCCTGACGAAGCGCAGGCACACGTTCTGCTGGCAGATATTTATCGTCGCAATGGAGATATACAAAAATGTAATCAGGAATTAAAACTGGTTTTCGCCAATCCAAATCTGGATGCTGATCCTAAAATCCGCGTGCTTTCAGGCTATTTGAAAATGCTGAAAACGGATGAAGATAAAGATGAGGCACTGGTACTTGCCAAACAATTGGCAGATACACATCCAAATGAAGCCAGGACAAATGTTATTTACGCCGATCAATTGATGCAGCGTGGGAAAAAGGAGGAGGCGCGTGATATGTATGCGAAAGCAGCCAGAATCGATGGTTCCGTATATGAAGTATGGGGTGCGGTTATTCAACTGGATGGAGAATTAAACCAGGTTGATAGTCTGCTTGCTCATTCTGAAAAAGCACTTGAAATTTTCCCGAATCAAGGCCTTTTGTGGTACTCCAACGGAACGGCTCTTTTGATGAAAAAGAATTATAAACAAGCCATTTCATCTTTTGAAGAAAGTCTGAAACTGATTACAGACAAGCCGGATATGATCCCGTATATCCATGCGCAGCTTGGTGATGCTTATAACGGACTTGGTGATAATGCAAAATCTGATGCCGCTTATGACCTTGCTTTGCAAGAAAATCCAGACAACGACCACGTTTTAAATAATTACAGTTATTTCCTTTCCCTGCGTAAGGAAAAGCTGGATCTGGCGTTAAAAATGTCAGAACGTCTGGTGCAGCAGCACCAGGATAATGCCACATATCTGGATACTTACGCCTGGGTATTATACATCAGAAAAGATTATAAAAAGGCAAAAGAATCACTGGAAAAGGCGATTCAGGATACATCCAATATTAGTGGCACGATTGTTGAACATTATGGAGATGTACTTTTTAAGCTGGGCGAGCGCGATAATGCGGTGGTTCAATGGAAAAAAGCCAAAAAAATGGGAGAAACAACTGAACTACTGGACAAAAAAATAGCAACCGGAACATTACATGAACAATAA
- a CDS encoding APC family permease → MTQPSPKKELLKILGVGFGIAVTIGGTIGTGILRKPGPIAAQLGEPWLIMGVWIAVSLYAFLGTLCTIELGTSVPKAGAWYVYARRAFGDYAGFVVGINSWMGTCAALGFGVYTMSEYLALLIPSLLGYEPYVAASILLTLTGIHWVGLALASTFQNVMSFLKAVGLFTFVAVCYIYGKEISSADASLTTSKIIQNGSIIGPIIFSLQAIFYTYDGWHTAAYFTEEDENPTKNLPKSMIGGVLLIIIIYLLCNLAILYILPMNELANSKLAAADAIKLIFGEGSAKIVTIFLMVSILGIVNAQMLFNPRVLYSMSRDGLFINAATYVNKGGTPALAMPITAGVAIILILVGKEACEKLSDIATFFFVLGYTSGFASLLMLRKKEPLLARPWKVPVYPFLPILMLIISLAFLVAAVVQDISSSKFSILFLILSYPIFLAVQRLNRKN, encoded by the coding sequence ATGACGCAACCTTCTCCCAAAAAAGAATTACTCAAAATACTCGGTGTCGGCTTTGGTATTGCCGTAACGATCGGTGGTACAATCGGAACCGGAATTCTTCGAAAACCAGGACCTATCGCAGCGCAATTGGGAGAACCCTGGCTCATTATGGGCGTGTGGATTGCAGTCAGTTTGTATGCTTTTCTCGGAACACTTTGTACGATAGAACTTGGAACTTCTGTACCAAAAGCAGGCGCCTGGTATGTGTATGCACGTCGCGCTTTCGGTGATTATGCAGGATTTGTGGTGGGAATAAACAGCTGGATGGGCACTTGCGCGGCTTTAGGTTTCGGAGTTTACACGATGAGTGAATATTTGGCACTTTTGATTCCATCACTTTTAGGTTACGAACCATATGTCGCAGCTTCTATATTATTAACTCTGACTGGAATACATTGGGTCGGCCTTGCCTTGGCCAGTACTTTTCAAAATGTCATGAGTTTCCTCAAAGCCGTTGGTTTATTCACTTTTGTGGCTGTTTGTTATATTTATGGAAAAGAAATTTCCTCCGCCGATGCCAGCTTAACAACCAGCAAAATCATCCAGAACGGCAGCATTATCGGTCCGATTATATTTTCTCTCCAAGCGATTTTCTATACTTATGATGGCTGGCATACAGCTGCTTACTTTACAGAAGAAGACGAAAATCCAACTAAAAATCTCCCAAAATCGATGATTGGCGGGGTTTTGCTGATCATCATTATTTATCTTCTTTGCAACCTCGCTATACTTTACATTTTACCAATGAATGAATTAGCCAATTCCAAACTTGCCGCTGCGGATGCGATTAAACTCATATTTGGCGAAGGATCCGCGAAAATTGTTACAATCTTTTTAATGGTATCGATTCTCGGTATTGTGAACGCACAAATGCTCTTTAATCCAAGAGTTTTATATTCCATGAGCCGCGATGGTTTATTCATTAACGCTGCAACCTATGTCAATAAAGGAGGAACACCGGCACTTGCAATGCCAATAACAGCAGGAGTTGCTATCATTCTTATTCTGGTAGGAAAAGAGGCTTGTGAAAAACTTTCAGATATCGCAACGTTCTTTTTTGTTCTTGGTTATACCTCCGGATTTGCTTCTTTGCTTATGTTAAGAAAAAAAGAACCACTTTTGGCTCGTCCCTGGAAAGTACCGGTTTATCCGTTTTTGCCCATTTTGATGCTTATTATTTCCTTGGCTTTTTTAGTTGCAGCGGTCGTTCAGGATATTTCAAGCAGTAAATTTTCGATCTTATTTTTAATACTTAGTTATCCTATTTTTCTTGCGGTACAGCGTTTGAATCGAAAGAATTGA